The nucleotide window AAGCAATAGGAAACCAATTTCTTATCTTGGGTTTTTTAATTTTCAATGTTAAAATAATAGTACTAAATTATTATTAAAAAAGGAAGTGATGTGCAATGAAAAAAGTTGTTGTTGGATTATCTGGGGGAGTTGATTCTTCAGTTAGTTTATATTTATTACAACAAGCAGGTTATGATGTTGAAGGTCTTTTTATGCGTAATTGGGACAGTCAATTAAATAATGATATTTTAGGGAATAAAGCAATTAATAATATGATTTGCCCACAAGAACTTGATTATAATGATGCTGTTAATGTTAGTAAAACATTACAAGTGCCATTGCACCGTGTTGATTTTATTAAAGAATATTGAGAATATGTTTTTAAACATTTTATTAGTGAATATCAAAAGGGGCGAACTCCTAATCCAGATATTTTATGTAATAAATATATTAAATTTGATTATTTTTTAAACTATGCAATTAATAATTATCATGCTGATTTTATTGCAATGGGACATTATGCGCGGGTACGTTTCAATGAAGAATTACAAGAATATCAATTATTACGGGGAATTGACCGAGATAAAGATCAAACTTATTTCTTAAGTCAGTTGAACCAAGGACAATTATCAAAAACATTTTTTCCGTTAGGAAATTTAACAAAAAAAGAAGTTAGAGAAATTGCAATGACGCAAAATTTAAGCACGGCTAATAAAAAAGATTCAACAGGGATTTGTTTTATTGGCGAACGTGATTTTAAAAATTTTTTACAAAATTATATTCCAAATCAAGATGGTAATATTGTTGATATTGAAACAAAAGAAGTTGTTGGTCATCATAATGGGGTGATGTATTATACAATTGGTCAACGGCGTGGTTTAAATTTAGGTGGGATGAGTGAACCATATTTTGTTGCTGGTAAAAATGTTGAAAAAAATATTTTATATGTTGCAAAAAGTAGCGAAGAAAAATGACTATATTCAACTAGTTGTCTTGTTACTGATGTTAATTGAATTAATACTTTCCGTGAAAAAGAATTTAATTGTACAGCTAAGTTTCGTTATCGTCAAAAAGATATTCCTGTTAAAATAACCGTTTTAAATGATAACAAATGTCTTGTGGAATTTGCAACAACAGTAAAAGCAATTACACCAGGACAAGCTGCTGTTTTTTATGTTGATGAAGTTTGTCTTGGCGGTGGAGTTATTAATGATGTTTATTTAGATAATCAAAAATTATGATATTTATAGGAAAGGATTATTAAAATGGCTGAAAAAATACGGGGTTATTTAAAATTAATTGTTTTTGAATCTAATAATGGTTATCGGATTTGTAAATTTCAATTAGAAAATGATAAAACACATTTTATTTTTATTAAAGGATTTTTATCAGCTTTACAACCAGAACAATTATATGAATTATGTGGGGAATTTGTATATAATGAACGTTATGGTGAAAATTTTGAAGTTAAAGAAATTCATAAACTTGCTCCGCGTAGTAATGATGAGGTCTTAAAATATTTAACTAGTAGTTTATTTCCAACAATTGGTGAAAAAGCAGCACAAATAATTATTGATTATTATCAAACAGATGTGATTACTAAAATTAAAGAAAATTTATCAACCTTACATCAAATCCCAGGGATTAGTGTTAAACAAGCTAATATTATTGCAAAAGTATTTCAGTCAATGAGTCGTGATGATGAATTAAATCATCAATTTAATCAAAAAGGATTATCGCTACAAGTTTTATCTTTATTAAAAACAAAATATAATGTTGACCAGATTTATGCTTTATTAAAAAAAGATCCTTATTCATTGTTATTAAAAGATAATATTGCTTTTAAAACAATTGATAAGATTTATTTAGCATTTGAGCAAGAACCTTTTAGTAATATTCGAATTGGTTATTATGCCTGATATTTAGCAAAGGAATTTTGTAATAATAATGGTGATACTTATTTAACATTAAATGAATTAACAAAAATTTTACAAAAGCATTTTTCTTCTTTAACAAAAGAACAATTATTAGCAGGATTAAAATATAGTAAAGAAATTAAATTACTAATTTTTAAGAATGATAAAATTTATGTTGCAGAAGTATATCATAGTGAAATAAATATTGCTGCAATGTTAGTTGGCTTGAACACAACTGACCAATATGATGATCAAAAATTAACAGAAGAATTAGAGAAGTTAACAAATAAAAAACAAATTATTTATAATATGAATCAAACAAAAGCAATTAAGGCTGCCGTGCATTCTAATTTTTTAGTTATTATTGGGGGACCTGGAACGGGAAAAACAACAGTTGTTGATGGCATTGTTAGTCTTTTAAAAAAAGTTTACCAACAATCAAAAATTGTGTTAGCAGCACCAACAGGAAAAGCAGCAAAACGATTACGAGAAAAAACTGGTCAGAAAGCTTTAACAATTCATAAATTATTAAAATATGATGCTTTAACTAATCAGTTTTTTTATAACGAAAATAATCCTTTAGAAAATGATATTTTAATTTTAGATGAAGTTAGTATGGTTGATAGTTTGTTATTAGCACAAATTGCCAAAGCTAGTGTTAATTTGCGTAAATTAATTTTAATTGGTGATCCAAATCAATTGCCATCAGTTGCTTGTGGTGATTTGTTACGAGATATTATTCAAAGTGATGTTTTTAATGTTATTAAATTAGAAGAAGTTTATCGGCAAGAAGCTGGAAATGACATTTTAGAACTATCTTATGCAATTGAACAAGAACATTTTGAAGATAATAATTTATTTGATAAAAAAGATTTTACTTTTATTAATGAAACTGATTCGCAAGCATTATTAACAGCTGTTGGTGATTTATATCAAAACATTAGCAATCAATATGAAGCAGATTATAATGCTATCCAAGTAATTGCTCCAATGTATAATGGTCCAGTTGGAATTAATGCATTAAATACTTATTTACAAAATCGAATGAATCATGCAGTTGGCCAAAAAGAAATTAAGATTGGACATCGTTTTTTTCGAGTTAATGATAAAGTTATGCAACTTAAAAATCGACCTGAATTAGAAATTTATAATGGTGATGTTGGCATTATTATTGATATTAAAAAAGATAAAAATTTAAATGATGTTATTTTAGTAAAATATGATAATGTTATTACATATACTAAAGAACTTTATTATGATATTACTTTAGCTTATGCTTGTAGTGTTCATAAGTTACAGGGCAGTGAATATGATAATATTATTTTTGTAATAACAAAAAGTTTTTGAATGATGTTAAAACGAAATCTAATTTATACAGCAATTACCCGTGCTAAAACTAAGTTGTATTTAATTGGTGAACCATCAGCATTTTTATATGGAGTTAATAATTTACCACAAAAGCGTCGAACAACTTTACAAGAAAAAATTAAAACATTTTTAAAAG belongs to Spiroplasma melliferum and includes:
- a CDS encoding tRNA-specific 2-thiouridylase MnmA, whose amino-acid sequence is MKKVVVGLSGGVDSSVSLYLLQQAGYDVEGLFMRNWDSQLNNDILGNKAINNMICPQELDYNDAVNVSKTLQVPLHRVDFIKEYWEYVFKHFISEYQKGRTPNPDILCNKYIKFDYFLNYAINNYHADFIAMGHYARVRFNEELQEYQLLRGIDRDKDQTYFLSQLNQGQLSKTFFPLGNLTKKEVREIAMTQNLSTANKKDSTGICFIGERDFKNFLQNYIPNQDGNIVDIETKEVVGHHNGVMYYTIGQRRGLNLGGMSEPYFVAGKNVEKNILYVAKSSEEKWLYSTSCLVTDVNWINTFREKEFNCTAKFRYRQKDIPVKITVLNDNKCLVEFATTVKAITPGQAAVFYVDEVCLGGGVINDVYLDNQKLWYL
- a CDS encoding putative exodeoxyribonuclease V alpha subunit, whose protein sequence is MAEKIRGYLKLIVFESNNGYRICKFQLENDKTHFIFIKGFLSALQPEQLYELCGEFVYNERYGENFEVKEIHKLAPRSNDEVLKYLTSSLFPTIGEKAAQIIIDYYQTDVITKIKENLSTLHQIPGISVKQANIIAKVFQSMSRDDELNHQFNQKGLSLQVLSLLKTKYNVDQIYALLKKDPYSLLLKDNIAFKTIDKIYLAFEQEPFSNIRIGYYAWYLAKEFCNNNGDTYLTLNELTKILQKHFSSLTKEQLLAGLKYSKEIKLLIFKNDKIYVAEVYHSEINIAAMLVGLNTTDQYDDQKLTEELEKLTNKKQIIYNMNQTKAIKAAVHSNFLVIIGGPGTGKTTVVDGIVSLLKKVYQQSKIVLAAPTGKAAKRLREKTGQKALTIHKLLKYDALTNQFFYNENNPLENDILILDEVSMVDSLLLAQIAKASVNLRKLILIGDPNQLPSVACGDLLRDIIQSDVFNVIKLEEVYRQEAGNDILELSYAIEQEHFEDNNLFDKKDFTFINETDSQALLTAVGDLYQNISNQYEADYNAIQVIAPMYNGPVGINALNTYLQNRMNHAVGQKEIKIGHRFFRVNDKVMQLKNRPELEIYNGDVGIIIDIKKDKNLNDVILVKYDNVITYTKELYYDITLAYACSVHKLQGSEYDNIIFVITKSFWMMLKRNLIYTAITRAKTKLYLIGEPSAFLYGVNNLPQKRRTTLQEKIKTFLKEQ